A single window of Pseudomonas lijiangensis DNA harbors:
- the leuS gene encoding leucine--tRNA ligase: MHELYQPREIEAAAQAFWEEQKSFEVSEQPGKETFYCLSMFPYPSGKLHMGHVRNYTIGDVISRYQRMQGKNVLQPLGWDAFGMPAENAAIDNNVAPAKWTYENIAYMKAQLKSLGLAIDWSREVTTCKPDYYRWEQWLFTRLFEKGVIYRKNGTVNWDPIDQTVLANEQVIDGRGWRSGALIEKREIPMYYFKITAYADELLQSLDELPGWPEQVKTMQRNWIGKSRGMEVQFPYNEASIGEAGALKVFTTRPDTLMGATYVAVAAEHPLATQAAQGNPELQAFIDECKGGSVAEADVATQEKKGLPTSLFVEHPLTGEKLPVWVANYVLMHYGDGAVMAVPAHDERDYEFATKYNLPIKAVVRTSAGDETPAPWQEAYGEHGVLINSGEFDGLDFQGAFDAIEAALLKKNLGQSRTQFRLRDWGISRQRYWGCPIPIVHCATCGDVPVPEDQLPVVLPEDVVPDGAGSPLARMPEFYECSCPKCGAPAKRETDTMDTFVESSWYYARYASPHYEGGLVEPNAANHWLPVDQYIGGIEHAILHLLYARFFHKLMRDEGLVTSNEPFKNLLTQGMVNAETYFRMEASGKKTWINPADVTLERDAKAKVISAVLTSDGLPVEIGGTEKMSKSKKNGIDPQTMIDQYGADTCRLFMMFASPPDMSLEWSDSGVEGSHRFLRRVWRLAQAHVGQGLPGSLDLTTLSDDQKAIRRSIHQAIKQASQDIGQNQKFNTAVAQVMTLMNVLEKVPQATAQDRALLQEGLETVALLLAPITPHISHELWKQLGHDNAVIDAGWPVLDESALVQDSLQLVIQVNGKLRGQIEMPASASREEVEAAARVNENVLRFIDGLTIRKVIVVPGKLVNIVAS, translated from the coding sequence ATGCACGAACTCTATCAGCCCCGCGAAATCGAAGCCGCCGCCCAAGCCTTTTGGGAAGAGCAAAAGTCTTTTGAAGTCAGTGAGCAGCCAGGCAAGGAAACATTCTACTGCCTGTCGATGTTCCCTTATCCGAGCGGCAAGCTGCACATGGGTCATGTGCGCAACTACACCATTGGCGACGTGATCTCTCGCTACCAGCGCATGCAGGGCAAGAACGTCCTGCAGCCCCTGGGCTGGGATGCTTTCGGCATGCCTGCGGAAAACGCCGCAATCGACAACAATGTCGCGCCGGCCAAGTGGACTTACGAAAACATCGCTTACATGAAGGCTCAGCTCAAGAGCCTGGGCCTGGCCATCGACTGGTCCCGTGAAGTGACCACCTGCAAGCCAGACTACTACCGCTGGGAACAATGGCTGTTCACTCGCCTGTTCGAGAAAGGGGTGATCTACCGCAAGAACGGCACCGTCAACTGGGACCCGATCGACCAGACCGTACTGGCCAACGAGCAGGTCATCGACGGCCGTGGCTGGCGTTCGGGCGCGCTGATCGAGAAGCGCGAAATCCCGATGTACTACTTCAAGATCACTGCCTACGCCGATGAGCTGCTGCAAAGCCTCGACGAGTTGCCGGGCTGGCCTGAACAGGTCAAGACCATGCAGCGCAACTGGATCGGCAAGTCCCGTGGCATGGAAGTCCAGTTCCCTTACAACGAAGCTTCCATTGGCGAAGCCGGCGCGCTGAAAGTCTTCACCACACGCCCCGACACCCTGATGGGCGCCACCTACGTGGCCGTGGCCGCCGAGCACCCGCTGGCGACCCAGGCAGCGCAAGGCAATCCCGAGCTGCAAGCGTTCATCGATGAGTGCAAGGGCGGCAGCGTCGCCGAAGCCGACGTCGCCACCCAGGAAAAGAAAGGCCTGCCGACTTCGCTGTTCGTCGAGCATCCACTGACCGGTGAAAAACTGCCGGTGTGGGTCGCCAACTACGTGCTGATGCACTACGGCGATGGCGCGGTAATGGCCGTACCGGCTCATGACGAGCGCGATTACGAGTTCGCCACCAAGTACAACCTGCCGATCAAGGCCGTTGTGCGTACCAGCGCGGGCGACGAAACCCCGGCGCCATGGCAGGAAGCCTACGGCGAGCATGGCGTGCTGATCAATTCCGGCGAATTCGACGGCCTGGATTTCCAGGGCGCGTTCGACGCCATCGAAGCCGCCCTTCTGAAGAAAAACCTGGGCCAGTCCCGCACCCAGTTCCGCCTGCGCGACTGGGGCATCAGCCGCCAGCGCTACTGGGGCTGCCCGATCCCGATCGTCCACTGCGCCACGTGCGGCGACGTACCGGTTCCGGAAGATCAACTGCCGGTCGTACTGCCGGAAGACGTCGTACCCGACGGTGCAGGCTCGCCACTGGCGCGCATGCCTGAGTTCTACGAGTGCAGTTGCCCGAAATGTGGCGCACCGGCCAAGCGTGAAACCGACACCATGGACACCTTCGTGGAATCGTCCTGGTACTACGCTCGTTACGCTTCCCCGCACTACGAAGGTGGTCTGGTCGAGCCGAACGCTGCCAACCACTGGTTGCCGGTGGATCAATACATCGGCGGTATCGAACACGCGATCCTGCACCTGCTCTATGCGCGCTTCTTCCACAAACTGATGCGCGACGAAGGTCTGGTAACGTCCAACGAGCCGTTCAAGAACCTGCTGACTCAAGGCATGGTCAACGCCGAAACCTACTTCCGCATGGAAGCCAGTGGCAAGAAGACCTGGATCAACCCTGCCGATGTAACCCTGGAGCGTGACGCCAAGGCCAAGGTCATCAGCGCAGTCCTGACCAGCGACGGCCTGCCAGTGGAAATCGGTGGCACCGAAAAGATGTCGAAGTCGAAGAAAAACGGCATCGACCCGCAAACCATGATCGACCAGTACGGCGCCGACACCTGCCGTCTGTTCATGATGTTCGCCTCGCCGCCTGACATGAGCCTGGAATGGTCCGACTCCGGCGTCGAAGGTTCGCACCGCTTCCTGCGCCGCGTATGGCGTCTGGCTCAGGCCCACGTTGGCCAGGGCCTGCCGGGCAGCCTCGATCTGACGACCCTGAGCGATGACCAGAAGGCCATCCGCCGCTCCATTCATCAGGCGATCAAACAGGCGAGCCAGGATATTGGTCAGAACCAGAAATTCAACACGGCCGTCGCCCAGGTGATGACCTTGATGAACGTGCTGGAAAAGGTCCCGCAGGCCACTGCCCAGGATCGCGCACTGCTTCAGGAAGGCCTGGAAACCGTCGCCCTGCTGCTGGCACCGATCACGCCGCACATCAGCCACGAGCTGTGGAAACAGCTGGGGCATGACAATGCGGTTATCGATGCCGGCTGGCCGGTTCTGGACGAAAGCGCACTGGTACAGGACAGCCTGCAACTGGTGATTCAGGTCAACGGCAAGCTGCGTGGCCAGATCGAAATGCCGGCCAGCGCCAGCCGCGAAGAAGTCGAAGCCGCTGCACGGGTCAACGAAAACGTGCTGCGCTTCATCGATGGCCTGACGATCCGCAAAGTGATCGTCGTGCCGGGCAAGCTGGTCAATATCGTCGCAAGCTGA
- a CDS encoding LPS-assembly lipoprotein LptE encodes MIKRNLLVMGLAVLLSACGFQLRGTGTNELAIKELDLSARNQYGETVTQLNRTLTNSGVKIYTGAPYKLILTNEAETQRTASYSGSGRSAEYQLTVTLNYEMRGEKDLVLLGDKVTVEKIYNHDGNNLTASDNEAQQVRNEMRSELVQKMMARLQQLTPERLEQLQKKANDVAKAEADALEAAQRVRDATPQQSPLEIPAR; translated from the coding sequence ATGATCAAACGCAATTTGCTGGTGATGGGCCTGGCGGTGTTGTTGAGTGCCTGTGGCTTCCAGCTGCGTGGCACCGGCACCAACGAGCTGGCGATCAAGGAACTGGATCTGAGTGCACGCAATCAGTACGGCGAGACAGTCACCCAGCTCAATCGCACACTGACCAACTCGGGCGTCAAGATCTACACCGGCGCGCCCTACAAGCTGATCCTGACCAACGAAGCCGAAACCCAGCGCACCGCCAGCTATTCGGGCTCCGGTCGCTCGGCCGAGTACCAGCTGACCGTTACGCTCAACTACGAAATGCGTGGCGAGAAAGACCTCGTCCTGCTGGGCGATAAAGTCACCGTGGAGAAGATCTACAACCACGACGGCAACAACCTGACCGCTTCGGACAACGAAGCCCAGCAAGTGCGCAATGAAATGCGTAGCGAACTGGTCCAGAAGATGATGGCTCGTCTGCAACAGTTGACCCCGGAGCGTCTGGAGCAACTGCAGAAGAAAGCCAACGATGTTGCCAAGGCTGAAGCGGACGCTCTGGAAGCGGCCCAGCGGGTACGCGACGCAACACCTCAGCAATCGCCTCTCGAAATACCAGCCAGGTAA
- the holA gene encoding DNA polymerase III subunit delta, with protein sequence MKLAPAQLSKHLQGALAPVYVISGDDPLLCQEAADAIRTAARQQGFDERQVFSADASFDWGTLLQAGASMSLFAERRLLELRLPSGKPGDKGAAALMEYCANPAEDTLLLISLPKLDGSAQKTKWGKALIEGPQTQFLQIWPVDIGQLPQWIRQRLSQAGLSATQDAVELIAARVEGNLLAAAQEVEKLKLMAEEGQITVDTVQAAVADSARFDVFGLTDAVLNGEAAHALRILEGLRGEGVETPVILWALTRELRVLANMSLQYSQGIPLDKVFSSARPPIWDKRKPLMSKALQRYSAKRWAQLLMDAQRIDAQIKGQAAGSPWSSLSRLALLMAGQKLPLPAE encoded by the coding sequence ATGAAACTCGCCCCCGCCCAACTCAGCAAGCATCTGCAAGGCGCGCTCGCGCCTGTGTATGTCATCAGCGGCGACGATCCGCTGCTCTGCCAGGAAGCTGCCGACGCCATCCGCACGGCCGCACGCCAGCAAGGTTTCGACGAACGCCAGGTATTCAGCGCCGACGCCAGCTTTGACTGGGGCACGCTGTTGCAGGCAGGTGCCAGCATGTCGCTGTTCGCTGAGCGCCGTCTGCTGGAACTGCGCCTGCCGTCGGGGAAACCCGGCGACAAAGGCGCTGCCGCGCTGATGGAGTACTGCGCCAACCCTGCCGAAGACACGCTGCTGCTGATCAGCCTGCCCAAGCTGGACGGCAGCGCCCAGAAGACCAAATGGGGCAAGGCGCTGATCGAAGGCCCGCAGACCCAGTTCCTGCAGATCTGGCCGGTGGATATCGGCCAGTTGCCGCAATGGATTCGCCAGCGTCTTTCCCAGGCCGGACTGTCTGCCACTCAGGATGCCGTCGAGCTGATTGCAGCCCGTGTCGAAGGCAACCTGCTGGCTGCCGCCCAGGAAGTCGAAAAGCTCAAGCTGATGGCCGAGGAAGGCCAGATCACCGTCGACACCGTACAGGCTGCCGTGGCTGACAGCGCACGCTTCGATGTTTTCGGCCTGACCGACGCGGTACTCAATGGCGAAGCCGCCCATGCCCTGCGCATTCTGGAAGGACTGCGCGGTGAAGGCGTCGAGACGCCGGTGATTCTCTGGGCGCTGACCCGGGAGCTTCGGGTACTGGCCAACATGTCATTGCAGTACAGCCAGGGCATCCCGCTGGATAAAGTCTTCAGCTCGGCAAGGCCGCCGATCTGGGACAAGCGCAAACCCCTGATGAGCAAAGCCCTGCAACGCTACTCCGCCAAGCGCTGGGCTCAGTTGCTGATGGACGCCCAACGCATCGACGCCCAGATCAAAGGCCAGGCCGCCGGTTCACCCTGGAGCAGCCTGAGTCGGTTGGCCCTGTTGATGGCTGGCCAGAAACTGCCGTTGCCTGCTGAGTGA
- the arfA gene encoding alternative ribosome rescue factor ArfA encodes MSKPKRPNKAKSIIAQPLFRSRQERPAKGKGSYRREAFQSKSWEASCFLAA; translated from the coding sequence ATGAGCAAACCGAAGCGGCCGAACAAGGCCAAGTCCATCATTGCCCAGCCATTGTTCCGCAGTCGTCAGGAACGACCAGCCAAGGGCAAAGGCAGCTACCGCCGCGAAGCCTTCCAGTCTAAAAGCTGGGAGGCTTCTTGCTTTCTGGCTGCGTGA
- a CDS encoding lytic murein transglycosylase — MPSCFTHPWQLRQLIAASSLIALVACAEKPTAADATPLQASKTLPVAPVAVPTPALVVDENLTIQPAISFAEWQAGFRNQALKAGIRADVFDRAFSGVTPDMSVVKADRSQPEFSRPVWEYLDGAISAARVRKGQALLSQYSTDLQNIEQRYGVDRQALVAVWGMESNFGQFQGSQSVIRSLATLAYEGRRPDFAQSQLLAALEILQQGDITPEKMLGSWAGAMGQTQFIPTTYNTHAVDFNGDGRRDIWNTPADALASTAHYLQSSGWQRGQPWGFEVVLSSDFDYALADASTRKSLTEWQKLGLKLPDGSALPLASSQQQAALLLPAGYRGPAFLVLDNFRAILRYNNSSSYALAISLLSDRFKGAGYIVGNWPRTDLPLSRSERIELQTLLSARKYDAGAPDGIIGANTRKAIRSAQQSLGWPADGYPTHELLNNLRKP; from the coding sequence ATGCCTTCTTGTTTTACCCATCCCTGGCAGTTGCGCCAACTCATCGCCGCCTCCAGCCTTATTGCTCTGGTAGCTTGCGCAGAAAAACCCACTGCTGCCGATGCCACCCCTCTTCAAGCCAGCAAGACCCTGCCTGTTGCGCCCGTAGCGGTGCCGACACCGGCTCTGGTCGTGGATGAAAACCTCACCATCCAGCCCGCCATCAGCTTTGCGGAATGGCAGGCAGGCTTTCGCAATCAGGCACTGAAGGCCGGTATTCGCGCAGACGTCTTCGACCGTGCATTCAGCGGCGTGACGCCAGACATGAGCGTGGTAAAGGCCGACCGCAGCCAGCCGGAGTTCAGCCGCCCGGTGTGGGAATACCTGGACGGCGCGATTTCTGCCGCACGGGTACGCAAGGGCCAGGCCCTGCTTTCCCAGTACAGCACCGACCTGCAGAACATCGAGCAACGCTATGGCGTCGACCGTCAGGCACTGGTCGCGGTATGGGGCATGGAGAGTAACTTCGGACAGTTCCAGGGTTCACAGTCGGTAATCCGCTCTCTGGCCACACTGGCCTATGAAGGCCGTCGCCCGGACTTCGCCCAGAGCCAGTTGCTGGCGGCGCTGGAAATCCTCCAGCAAGGCGATATCACGCCTGAGAAAATGCTTGGCTCATGGGCTGGCGCCATGGGACAGACCCAGTTCATACCGACCACCTACAACACCCATGCGGTGGACTTCAACGGAGACGGTCGTCGGGATATCTGGAACACACCGGCCGACGCCCTGGCGTCCACCGCTCATTACCTGCAAAGCTCCGGATGGCAGCGTGGCCAGCCGTGGGGCTTCGAAGTCGTGTTGAGTTCGGATTTCGACTACGCCCTGGCTGACGCGTCGACCCGAAAGAGCCTGACTGAATGGCAAAAGCTTGGCCTGAAGCTTCCCGACGGCTCGGCACTGCCTCTGGCCTCCAGCCAGCAGCAAGCGGCCCTGCTTCTGCCTGCAGGCTATCGCGGCCCGGCCTTTCTGGTGCTGGACAACTTCCGCGCCATCCTGCGCTACAACAACTCGTCGTCCTATGCCCTGGCCATCAGCCTGCTGTCCGACCGCTTCAAGGGGGCCGGTTACATCGTAGGCAATTGGCCTCGTACAGACCTGCCTCTGAGCCGCTCAGAGCGGATCGAGCTGCAGACCCTGCTGTCGGCCCGCAAGTACGATGCAGGCGCGCCAGACGGCATTATCGGCGCCAACACCCGCAAGGCGATTCGCAGTGCCCAACAGTCTCTGGGCTGGCCAGCCGATGGCTATCCGACTCATGAGCTGCTGAACAACCTGCGCAAACCCTGA
- the lipA gene encoding lipoyl synthase has translation MTDTVQTLIPTLDVSERAPRPKVEAGVKLRGAEKVARIPVKIIPTVELPKKPDWIRVRIPVSPEVDRIKQLLRKHKLHSVCEEASCPNLGECFSGGTATFMIMGDICTRRCPFCDVGHGRPKPLDTEEPHNLAVAIADLRLKYVVITSVDRDDLRDGGAQHFADCIREIRALSPNVQLETLVPDYRGRMDVALEITAAEPPDVFNHNLETVPRLYKAARPGSDYQWSLTLLQRFKQMVPHVPTKSGLMLGLGETDDEVIEVMQRMREHDIDMLTLGQYLQPSRSHLPVQRFVHPDTFAWFAEEGYKMGFKNVASGPLVRSSYHADEQAKIAKNLL, from the coding sequence ATGACTGACACCGTGCAAACCCTGATCCCGACGCTGGATGTTTCCGAGCGCGCTCCCCGTCCGAAAGTCGAAGCGGGCGTAAAGCTGCGCGGTGCCGAAAAAGTCGCACGCATCCCGGTCAAGATCATCCCGACGGTTGAATTGCCCAAGAAGCCGGACTGGATTCGTGTACGAATCCCGGTTTCCCCTGAAGTCGACCGTATCAAGCAACTGCTGCGCAAGCACAAGCTGCACAGCGTCTGCGAAGAGGCATCCTGCCCGAACCTGGGCGAGTGTTTCTCCGGCGGTACCGCGACCTTCATGATCATGGGTGACATCTGCACCCGTCGCTGCCCGTTCTGCGACGTCGGCCATGGCCGTCCGAAGCCTCTGGACACCGAAGAACCGCATAACCTGGCGGTGGCGATTGCCGACCTGCGCCTCAAGTACGTGGTCATCACCTCGGTGGACCGCGACGACCTGCGCGACGGCGGTGCCCAGCACTTTGCCGACTGCATCCGTGAAATCCGTGCCCTGTCGCCGAATGTCCAGCTCGAAACCCTGGTCCCGGACTACCGTGGCCGCATGGACGTTGCGCTGGAAATCACCGCAGCCGAGCCGCCTGATGTGTTCAACCACAACCTGGAAACCGTACCGCGCCTGTACAAGGCTGCGCGTCCGGGTTCTGACTACCAGTGGTCGCTTACCCTGCTGCAACGCTTCAAGCAGATGGTGCCGCACGTTCCGACCAAATCCGGTCTGATGCTGGGCCTGGGCGAAACCGACGACGAAGTCATCGAAGTCATGCAGCGCATGCGCGAACACGACATCGACATGCTGACCCTGGGTCAGTACCTGCAACCTTCGCGCAGCCACTTGCCGGTTCAGCGCTTCGTGCATCCAGACACTTTTGCCTGGTTCGCCGAGGAAGGTTACAAGATGGGCTTCAAGAACGTGGCTTCCGGGCCGCTGGTGCGTTCGTCGTACCACGCTGACGAACAGGCCAAGATTGCCAAGAATCTGCTCTGA
- the lipB gene encoding lipoyl(octanoyl) transferase LipB: MGDILGFRDLGLIDYESAWHAMQRFTDGRDRDTADEIWLVQHPPVFTQGQSGKAEHLLLPGNIPVVQVDRGGQVTYHGPGQLVAYLLLDVRRLGFGVRDLVTRIENTLIALLDSYGVTAAAKADAPGVYVDGAKIASLGLRIRNGCSFHGLALNVDMDLEPFRRINPCGYAGLAMTQLRDHAGKTEFSEVSARLRAQLVKHLDYAEQATLTGGIE, from the coding sequence ATGGGCGATATCCTGGGCTTTCGTGATCTTGGCTTGATCGATTACGAAAGCGCCTGGCATGCCATGCAGCGCTTCACCGACGGGCGTGACCGTGACACCGCAGACGAGATCTGGCTGGTGCAGCATCCCCCGGTCTTTACCCAGGGACAGTCCGGCAAGGCAGAACATTTGCTGTTGCCGGGTAATATTCCTGTCGTACAGGTCGATCGTGGCGGCCAAGTGACCTATCATGGCCCCGGCCAATTGGTTGCCTATCTGTTGCTCGATGTCAGGCGCCTTGGTTTCGGGGTTCGCGATCTGGTTACCCGGATCGAAAACACCCTTATTGCCTTGCTGGACAGTTATGGGGTGACGGCGGCGGCCAAGGCCGATGCCCCTGGCGTATATGTCGACGGCGCGAAAATCGCGTCTCTCGGCCTGCGCATTCGTAACGGTTGTTCGTTCCATGGACTGGCGTTGAACGTCGACATGGACCTGGAGCCGTTCCGCCGCATCAACCCCTGTGGATATGCCGGGCTGGCAATGACCCAGTTGCGCGATCACGCAGGGAAGACGGAATTTTCCGAGGTAAGTGCCCGGCTGCGCGCGCAGCTCGTCAAACACCTCGACTATGCTGAGCAGGCGACCCTTACGGGCGGAATAGAATGA
- a CDS encoding DUF493 domain-containing protein, whose amino-acid sequence MTDTDVKSHKIEFPCDDYPIKVIGDTSVGFTAAVIEILGKHAKIDVSTLAERQSSNGKYTTVQLHIVATGEDQLRDINSALRATGVVHMVL is encoded by the coding sequence ATGACCGATACCGACGTCAAGTCGCACAAAATCGAATTCCCCTGCGATGACTACCCGATCAAGGTGATCGGTGATACCAGCGTGGGTTTTACTGCTGCAGTGATCGAGATTCTCGGCAAACATGCCAAGATCGACGTCTCCACGCTCGCCGAGCGTCAGAGCAGCAACGGCAAGTACACCACCGTACAACTGCATATCGTCGCCACCGGCGAAGACCAGTTGCGCGATATCAATAGTGCTCTTCGCGCTACGGGTGTCGTGCACATGGTGCTCTGA
- a CDS encoding D-alanyl-D-alanine carboxypeptidase family protein: MNITTFAKRLCLLVPLVIAPAAWAAEQMTPAAPQLAAKSYVLMDASSGNVLVENNGDQRLAPASLTKLMTAYIATLEIRRGQIGENDPVTVSENAWRTGGSRMFIKVGSQVTVSDLLHGIIIQSGNDASVAVAEHIAGSEDAFADMMNKTAGDLGMTNSHFMNPTGLPNPEHYSSAHDMAILARAIIHEDPAHYAIYSQKEFFWNGIKQPNRNLLLWRDKTVDGLKTGHTEEAGYCMVSSAVRDGMRLIAVVFGTNSEQARAAETQKLLTYGFRFFETQNFYQKGTELAQASVWKGSTRQVKAGLAEDLSMTMPKGDMKKLSASMTMNPQLVAPIAKGDVIGKVEVKKEDKVVHTANLIALEAVEEGGIFRRVWDSIRLFFYGLFN; this comes from the coding sequence ATGAACATCACCACCTTTGCAAAACGTTTGTGCCTGCTTGTGCCACTGGTCATTGCCCCGGCTGCCTGGGCTGCCGAACAGATGACGCCTGCTGCGCCGCAACTGGCCGCCAAGTCCTACGTGCTGATGGATGCCTCCAGCGGCAACGTTCTGGTTGAAAACAACGGTGACCAGCGTCTGGCTCCTGCGAGCCTGACCAAGCTGATGACGGCCTACATCGCAACCCTGGAAATCCGTCGCGGCCAGATCGGCGAGAACGATCCGGTCACCGTCAGCGAAAACGCCTGGCGCACCGGCGGTTCGCGGATGTTCATCAAGGTTGGCAGCCAGGTAACGGTCAGCGACCTGTTGCACGGCATCATCATCCAGTCGGGTAACGACGCCAGCGTTGCAGTGGCCGAGCACATTGCCGGCAGCGAAGACGCTTTCGCCGACATGATGAACAAGACGGCTGGCGATCTGGGCATGACCAACAGTCACTTCATGAACCCGACCGGTCTGCCGAACCCCGAGCACTACTCGTCGGCTCATGACATGGCCATCCTGGCACGTGCCATCATCCACGAAGACCCGGCTCACTACGCGATCTACTCGCAGAAAGAGTTCTTCTGGAACGGCATCAAACAGCCTAACCGCAACCTGCTGCTGTGGCGCGACAAGACCGTTGACGGTCTGAAAACCGGCCACACCGAAGAAGCCGGCTACTGCATGGTGTCCTCGGCCGTACGTGACGGCATGCGTCTGATCGCCGTGGTGTTCGGCACCAACAGCGAGCAGGCTCGTGCAGCCGAAACCCAGAAGCTGCTGACCTACGGTTTCCGTTTCTTCGAAACCCAGAACTTCTACCAGAAGGGTACCGAGCTGGCCCAGGCGTCCGTCTGGAAAGGCTCCACCCGTCAGGTCAAGGCCGGTCTGGCAGAAGACCTGAGCATGACCATGCCCAAGGGCGACATGAAGAAGCTCAGCGCCAGCATGACCATGAACCCGCAACTGGTTGCGCCCATTGCCAAGGGTGACGTGATCGGCAAGGTTGAAGTGAAGAAGGAAGACAAGGTTGTGCACACTGCCAACCTGATCGCACTTGAAGCTGTCGAGGAAGGTGGTATTTTCCGCCGCGTGTGGGATAGCATTCGCTTGTTCTTCTACGGCTTGTTCAACTGA
- a CDS encoding septal ring lytic transglycosylase RlpA family protein produces MRPLPIRTPLKVLACAGLALLMASCSSTSRSPQQQSGTAVRSAPGLDINRAHKDGAPWWDVDISRIPDATPTVHTGPYKANPYTVLGKSYFPMSESKRYVATGTASWYGTKFHGQNTANGEVYDLYGMSAAHKTLPLPSYVRVTNLDNNRTVILRVNDRGPFYSDRIIDLSYAAAKKLGYAEIGTARVKVEGIDPQEWWAQRGRPAPLALDQPQVVAQAATPAFTTSTGTVEQYTPPPQQHAAPPVPLQVDAKKNASGQASGLFLQVGAFANPDAAELLRSKLSAMVRAPVFVSSIARNQQTLYRVRMGPIGTQGEAQQLQDSVRSANLGQPSLVTLD; encoded by the coding sequence ATGCGGCCATTGCCGATTCGTACACCTTTGAAAGTGCTGGCTTGTGCTGGGCTGGCATTGCTGATGGCAAGCTGCTCGTCCACTTCGCGGTCGCCACAACAGCAGAGCGGCACCGCCGTGCGCTCTGCTCCCGGGCTCGATATCAACCGTGCGCACAAGGACGGGGCTCCCTGGTGGGATGTGGATATCTCGCGTATTCCCGATGCCACGCCGACTGTCCACACAGGTCCCTACAAGGCCAACCCTTATACGGTGCTGGGCAAGAGCTACTTCCCGATGAGCGAATCCAAGCGCTATGTCGCCACGGGTACGGCTTCCTGGTACGGCACCAAGTTTCATGGTCAGAACACCGCCAATGGCGAGGTCTATGACCTGTACGGCATGAGCGCGGCCCACAAGACCCTGCCATTGCCCAGCTATGTGCGTGTGACCAACCTGGACAACAACCGCACCGTGATTCTGCGCGTCAACGACCGTGGTCCGTTCTACTCCGACCGGATCATCGACCTGTCCTATGCGGCCGCCAAGAAGCTCGGTTATGCCGAAATCGGCACGGCGCGGGTCAAGGTCGAAGGTATCGATCCCCAGGAATGGTGGGCACAACGGGGTCGCCCGGCGCCATTGGCCCTGGATCAGCCACAAGTGGTGGCCCAGGCGGCTACGCCGGCGTTCACGACCTCCACCGGGACGGTCGAGCAATACACGCCACCGCCTCAGCAGCATGCCGCTCCGCCTGTACCTTTGCAGGTTGACGCAAAAAAAAACGCTTCAGGACAAGCCTCTGGGCTATTTCTCCAGGTGGGAGCCTTCGCGAATCCGGACGCTGCAGAGCTCCTGAGATCGAAGTTGAGCGCGATGGTCCGGGCGCCGGTTTTCGTGAGTTCGATAGCCCGCAACCAACAGACGCTCTATCGGGTTCGCATGGGGCCGATAGGCACTCAGGGTGAAGCCCAGCAATTGCAGGATAGTGTCAGATCGGCCAACCTTGGTCAGCCGAGCCTTGTAACACTGGATTGA